The DNA sequence AATGATCACCGACTGGAGCATGGCACTGAAGTTGGGGTGTTGTTGAATGATGAACAACATGCAGGAAATTAGAAAGCACACGTGGAGGAAGCAGCTGCCAATGGCAGCAACCACCGACTAAATTGACCAGTCTTGGCAGTCGGTGATGTTGCACCGCTTTTGAGGAAATCAAATAAGGTAAGAAAGTCAACATTCTCATCAGATTTTGAGTATTTGGCAGAGTCAGATTTTAATTTTAGAGTTTGATGATCCTGGGACTTTCAAACAAAGTCATCTCGAGTCCAAATGCAAGCAAATGGTTAGAAGCTGTGGAGTCTGAAATGTCATCAATGGAAGAAAACAAAGTATGGGAACTAGCGGAACCAAGAGAAGCCATGAAACCGATAGGTTGTAAGTTGGTGTTGAAAACCAAGAGAGACTCAAAGGGAACTGTGTAGAGACATAAGGCCAAATGGTGGCCAAGGAGTTCGCTCAAAGAGAAGGTATCGATTATAAAGAAACTTTCAGTCCAGTGTCAACGAAAGATGCATGCAGAGTAAGCGTGGCGATGGTGGCACATTTTGACTTGTTTAAAAATGACTTTCTTAAATGGTGATTTGGAGATGAAAGATTTAGGTGAGCCCTCTTATGTGCTGGGCATCAAgattaaaagagagagagagagagagagaaaaggattGTTAGGGTTGTCACAAAGAAGTTAGACTGAAAAAGTTTTAAAGAGATTCAACATGTCAGCATGTGGCACAACTGAAGTGCCTATATCAATGCCTATATCGAAGAGTGATAAGCTAAGCAAGAAGCAATGTCCCAGAAAATAATTTGGAAAAGGAAACGATGAAGGATAAGCTTTACACATCATTAGTAGGGAGCTTAATTAATGCTCAGGTTTGTACTAGGCCAGACCTAGATTTTACCATCAGTGTTTTAGGGAGATTTCAGTCTAATGCAGGAAAATCACACTGGAATGCTGGGAAGAGAGTTATAAGGTACCTGTAGAAAACTAAGTCTCATATGTTGGTTTATAAGAAGACTAAAAACTTGGTCTTAGAAGGATACAATGATGCAGACTTCGTTGATTGCCCATATGATTTGAAATCAACTTCAGGCTATGTGTTTATGATGGCTAATGGAGCTCTCTTGGAAGAGTGCCAAGCAAGACATCGTTGCATGCTTTAACAATGATGGTTGAGTACTTGTCTTGCTGTGAAACTGTGACTTAGGCACATTGGTTAAAGAATTTTATCACTGGTCTTTGTATTGTTGACTCAATCTCAAGACTCATTCAGCTTTACTGTGATAATAATGCAGCCATTTTTCTTCACAGAGAACAATAAGAGATCCAATGCTACAAGGAACTTGGAGATTAAGTTTCTTGTTGCTCGTGAAAAGGTGATGGATGGTTTGGTTAAAATTGATTATTTGGAGACAGGTTCTATGATAGCAGATCCGTTGAACAAGGCCATTCCAGTGGCAGTATTGAAGAAACATATAAGGAAAATGGAAGTGCTGGAAGCTTTTGGTATTGCAAAACAGTGGGAGCTTTGATCATGTTTAAGATATTTGTTCTTGGACATTGGTTGATTCAGGTACTTTTTGGAATATGCATTAAAGTATTTATGTTTAGATCATCTTAACTCATAAAGTATTATGTTGCTAATTGGAAAGGTTTCCCAGAAATTGCAGTGGTATAGTTATGATAGAGATACATTATGAAAGTGTATTTTGGATGACAAtttgtttgaattgttgtaACTTAAATGCAACTTAAGGATCTCAGTACGAGACAACAATGTGGACTAGTTTACTGGTCTTGAAGGAGGACCATAATGCAGGTGTATTACAGAAGCATTCGTATTTGCATCTTGTATTATTTTTCATGTCTTGATGGAGTTTCATGTGTTTGATGGTTTCATGATAGTAATTTTGGGGATAATGTTTATATATTGGAGCATGACTTCCCTTTAGTTCTTCATGAATACTAACTTATGACAGATACTTCTTGTTATTGGGGTTTTGTTAATCTTATTCTCATGGCCATTCATGTATGATTTCTTTTTAGGTGGTACTGTGATAAACAAGTGTCGACTGTAGTAGGAGAATGTAAGCTTTGTTAGAGCTTCTCATTTGTTTAACACGTGCTTAAGGGATTGAGATCATATGAGATTATGATTGACTCTAGTTGTAAGCTATCAAGGAATGTATGTGGACTGATATATAGCTTAAGTAATTCTGATATGAGTATATCTATACAAATATGAATATTATGGTTTCGTGGTGATAAGGGTTATCAGTTTGATAAGGATTACATGATTGGAAGTATTCTTATCAAACACCACCATTTAGGATATAATAGGGTCCCCTGCTCTCACACTAATTACGCACAAAAGATATCAAGCCCCATTGGTTGTAGCAGTGCATTCAGTTTGTGTTGAGAGTAGAACAACCCTTAGTTCATTGCATTAATGGCATCACAAGGTTAGTGGTTAATTTGGTATCGTGATTTACTTGTTCCGCATATATTGATCTTACATTCATAACCCAGAAGAATCGCGATCTTAACTTTGCCATACCTGAGGATGAGTATCCAACCCGATCTGTGGCTTGGTGGTGGCACATCTACACAACATTCACAAGAAGGGCAAAAATATCCTCGTCGGCCAACCATTTGGCCGAAAAGGAGAAACAAGTATATCTTCTTTCTAAACTAATTTTTATATAGGAAGAGGATGATATATCCGGTTGCATGCATAATTCTTTTTCTGATTACGTACCGCAACAAACCCATGGACATAAGGAGAGTCGCAGAGGGATCCACACCACCCGTCGTTTTCAAATTAATTGGCAGGAAAGATTTTACCTTTCCCAACAGCTTTTACTTTCCACCCAACAGTTGCCATAATTCTTCATAACTATAGGAAGCCGAAGTAAAAGTAAAACCCCTGACCAGTGCTGGTGATTACATATTTGTTGGGCCATACAAATTATAGGGCTTAacaattattttttgctttgttttgatgCAGCAGAAGAATATAGTTTACGAGGAATGCACTTTCCTTTCACCGCtgctttctctttcttctcttcttctacaGTTTCTGAAACAAACCCAGCCTTGGAGCTCCTAGTCAATACATTAATCAAACACCAAAGTTAGTTAACACATTAAAGGTATCGAGAACgtgctaattatatatatatatatatatatatatatattatgcaaatTCGGGActacattatttaattaatcacTTGACCGATATGCATGAAAATCGTTGTCACTTACCTTTGTTCGTTGTAGGAATTTGATCTTTTAAGCCCAGGCATAGGTTCAGCCAAAACTCGATCTTGGTCTTTCATGTCGTCCACAATACTCCCACTAAAATACTCTTTCTCCTCTGCCTGTAAATTCCCAAACCTTGGATTCTCAGACATGCATCTAATCATGTCCTCCTCCGCGGCCACCGCCACCTTCACTGCAGCCTTATACACAACCTCTTTCCGAAAGCTCTCGCTGCTCTTCTTCACATGATCTGTCGCTGTTGTGTGTTGCTTCAGACTCACACATGGTGCATTTTTTGCTTTGGCTACTGCTGAGCTCCCGCAAGCTATGAGCTGAAGCAAAACAGAGTTCTTGCTCTGCAGTGCTGAGGACTTGGAATCCGAAACCACAACTGGGTCGCCGTCCTCGAACCATGTGGACAGATTGGTGCGCTGGCTGGGCTGATTTGATGCTATATTATTAACCGATGGGGTTGGAGTTGGAGGAGGAGGCGGTGATGACTCGGGGTGAGTTGACACAGTCGGGCTTTTGCGGGTTTGTGGAGGGTCTTCGAGTTCGTCTGTGGAGACCCCTCTGGAGCAGCGAGAATGGGGGGTGGTGGAGCTGGTGTAGCTTGTTTTCTCATCCTCATAGTCCACcagttcttgttcttcttgttcgTCCTCAGAGTCTTGGTCTTGACCGTCCTCTTCCCGATACTTGTCTGCTTCTCGAT is a window from the Pyrus communis chromosome 16, drPyrComm1.1, whole genome shotgun sequence genome containing:
- the LOC137721558 gene encoding protein SOSEKI 2 gives rise to the protein MDVRFRRPTTTRELRENSSSSSTDGAKVMQQPRAIKNLQVVYYLSRNGHLEHPHYMEITHFASHPLRLRDVMDRLTALRGKGMPALYSWSCKRSYKNGYVWNDLAENDIIYPAEGAEYVLKGSELVEGCSAERLDQLQMRSNQQMMQQQDSNFGSKRRSPLAPTRSRGHDHHHREADKYREEDGQDQDSEDEQEEQELVDYEDEKTSYTSSTTPHSRCSRGVSTDELEDPPQTRKSPTVSTHPESSPPPPPTPTPSVNNIASNQPSQRTNLSTWFEDGDPVVVSDSKSSALQSKNSVLLQLIACGSSAVAKAKNAPCVSLKQHTTATDHVKKSSESFRKEVVYKAAVKVAVAAEEDMIRCMSENPRFGNLQAEEKEYFSGSIVDDMKDQDRVLAEPMPGLKRSNSYNEQRSSKAGFVSETVEEEKKEKAAVKGKCIPRKLYSSAASKQSKK